The following are encoded together in the Malaya genurostris strain Urasoe2022 chromosome 3, Malgen_1.1, whole genome shotgun sequence genome:
- the LOC131433846 gene encoding uncharacterized protein LOC131433846, with amino-acid sequence MEVIEIEVEKEVTNPFVKSGLVRTPPPQTQQVQKQHTNEQQEAAKKLVDELHEYVDKRSNVHKDIKALVIKLQGALGSAVKEWKNVVQRAEAGEKELLAAKTALEARRAAQMQRAEADTATREVNTASSVPPGVQSTPFFTPKRPRASPGGPKRHKDARVTGAKLPPEASDAVNSRTEWQVAGKKKEKASKKKPPKKRKVVRMRNNSEALIVKASDDSYAEVLRVMRMNPDLKELEEDVQKVRRTRNGEMLLELKRNPKAGSISYKELTEKALGNKVEVRALCPEATLRFKDLDKITTEEDVKLALKEQCELGEVQMTIRIRNGPDGTKVASINLPVDAANKALKVEKICVGWSVCPLSVSQLPDVCFKCLGFGHFARNCQGPDRSKLCRRCGEEGHKAKDCMKPPKCLICAARGDNKHPTGGSRCPAFKRASATKSQWRCDVAIISEPYQIPPGDGNWTSDGAKTAAIWAVGKYPVQEVVHCADEGFVIAKINGVFICSCYAPPRWTIEQFNRMLDKLTEELTDRRPVVVAGDFNAWAVEWGSRLTNSRGSSLLEALAKLNVDLANDGTTTTYRKDGRESIIDVTFCSPGMIRSMDWRVCEEYTHSDHQAIRYCVGRDSQVESSRTQFGERKWKTANFNKDVFVEALRLERNTINLSAEELTATLSRACDATMPRMGKPRNGRRPAYWWNSTIADLRARCLHARRRMRRARNSGEREERRLPYRIARAALNKAIRLSKKECLEELNNNANENPWGNAYKMAMAKMKGPAVPL; translated from the exons ATGGAAGTAATCGAAATCGAAGTTGAGAAAGAAGTGACAAATCCGTTTGTCAAGAGTGGCTTGGTGAGGACACCGCCGCCGCAAACCCAGCAGGTGCAAAAGCAGCACACGAACGAGCAGCAGG AGGCAGCGAAAAAGTTGGTGGACGAGCTGCACGAGTATGTGGATAAGAGAAGTAACGTGCACAAAGACATCAAGGCGTTGGTGATTAAGCTCCAAGGCGCTCTTGGTTCTGCTGTAAAGGAGTGGAAAAACGTAGTGCAGAGAGCAGAAGCTGGGGAGAAGGAGTTGTTAGCGGCGAAAACTGCTTTAGAGGCACGTCGCGCAGCGCAAATGCAAAGGGCAGAAGCCGACACAGCTACGAGGGAGGTCAACACGGCGAGTAGTGTCCCCCCTGGGGTGCAGTCCACGCCCTTCTTCACACCAAAGAGGCCAAGGGCATCGCCTGGTGGTCCCAAGAGACACAAGGATGCCCGTGTCACTGGAGCTAAACTACCACCAGAAGCATCCGACGCGGTAAACAGCCGCACTGAATGGCAGGTCGCCGGCAAAAAAAAGGAgaaagcgagcaaaaaaaaaccgccCAAAAAACGTAAGGTCGTCAGGATGAGGAATAACAGCGAGGCTCTCATCGTCAAAGCGAGCGACGACTCGTACGCCGAAGTCCTACGCGTTATGCGGATGAACCCGGATCTTAAGGAGCTAGAGGAAGACGTGCAAAAGGTCAGGCGCACTCGTAATGGTGAGATGCTTCTCGAGCTGAAAAGAAACCCCAAAGCAGGCAGCATCTCGTACAAGGAGCTTACCGAGAAAGCCCTCGGAAACAAGGTGGAAGTAAGAGCCTTGTGCCCGGAAGCGACTCTCCGGTTTAAAGATCTGGACAAGATTACTACGGAGGAGGATGTAAAATTAGCCCTGAAGGAGCAATGCGAGCTAGGAGAGGTCCAGATGACCATCCGTATCAGGAATGGACCTGACGGCACCAAGGTAGCCTCAATtaatctgccagtagatgcagCTAATAAAGCGTTGAAAGTGGAGAAAATATGTGTGGGTTGGTCTGTGTGCCCACTGAGCGTTTCCCAGCTACCGGACGTGTGCTTCAAGTGTCTGGGTTTTGGTCACTTCGCACGGAACTGTCAAGGGCCGGATAGGAGCAAACTATGCAGAAGGTGTGGCGAGGAAGGTCACAAGGCAAAGGATTGCATGAAGCCTCCGAAATGCCTAATTTGCGCTGCCAGGGGGGATAACAAACATCCTACAGGCGGTAGCAGATGCCCGGCCTTCAAACGAGCGAGTGCAACGAAGTCCCAGTGGAG ATGCGATGTTGCGATAATTTCGGAGCCATACCAAATTCCACCCGGAGATGGAAACTGGACATCAGACGGAGCCAAAACAGCAGCGATATGGGCAGTGGGAAAATACCCCGTTCAAGAAGTGGTGCACTGCGCAGATGAAGGGTTTGTTATAGCCAAAATCAACGGAGTCTTCATCTGTAGTTGTTATGCACCTCCACGATGGACGATCGAACAGTTCAACCGGATGTTGGACAAACTAACGGAAGAGCTAACCGACCGAAGACCAGTAGTAGTAGCTGgtgacttcaatgcctgggcggtCGAATGGGGCAGCCGCCTCACGAACTCAAGGGGAAGCAGTCTTCTGGAGGCCCTAGCTAAGCTGAACGTAGATCTTGCCAACGACGGTACCACTACCACCTACCGTAAGGATGGTCGAGAGTCCATCATAGATGTCACTTTCTGCAGCCCGGGAATGATAAGGAGCATGGACTGGAGAGTGTGCGAAGAATACACCCACAGCGATCACCAAGCGATCCGGTATTGTGTTGGGCGCGACTCGCAGGTGGAATCAAGCAGAACGCAGTTTGGTGAGCGGAAGTGGAAAACAGCGAACTTTAACAAGGACGTATTTGTGGAAGCACTGAGGCTCGAGCGTAACACAATAAACCTCAGCGCGGAAGAGCTGACTGCAACACTATCACGTGCGTGTGATGCAACCATGCCTAGAATGGGAAAACCCAGAAATGGGCGACGTCCGGCGTACTGGTGGAATTCGACGATCGCTGACCTGCGGGCACGTTGTCTACATGCCAGGAGAAGGATGCGGAGAGCTAGAAACAGCGGCGAAAGGGAGGAAAGAAGGTTGCCCTATAGAATAGCAAGAGCCGCACTCAACAAGGCAATCAGGCTCAGCAAGAAAGAGTGTTTAGAAGAGCTGAACAACAACGCCAACGAGAATCCGTGGGGTAATGCCTATAAGATGGCCATGGCAAAGATGAAAGGTCCAGCAGTTCCACTATAG